One window from the genome of Cyprinus carpio isolate SPL01 chromosome B1, ASM1834038v1, whole genome shotgun sequence encodes:
- the elf2b gene encoding ETS-related transcription factor Elf-2b isoform X3 yields the protein MATSLHDGPANQLDLLIRAVEASVHGSVQCSDKTIEAAEALLHMDSPSSLRGDRSPEVFVPPCVNTSEFLHAAMRPDVLTETVVEVSTEDSEPMEVVTVLHEPEMLETEPNKRRKCENMNIGKAGRKPKPHHISNGSPDLGIKKKSREGKGSTYLWEFLLDLLQDKNTCPRYIKWTQREKGIFKLVDSKAVSKLWGKHKNKPDMNYETMGRALRYYYQRGILAKVEGQRLVYQFKEMPKDIVVIDDDKCDPGDDVIGVKTYERVPPSSDTLLATDLSKTPAILRGGGRTVVHPGSPKAKAALTATPLQRIVTVSASTDPSQPSHATIIPNANAPRTVRVAMQVPVVMTNSLGQKISTVAVQSANSSLFTTAPTNTGSATGANAPKVLIQTMPTMVPATAENGDKITVQLAKIITIPASQLTQCQLQAKPGTPTGINLMGAPLAVRALAPMSMAPGAQVVRLAVPAQQSPARAKTQVPVSIQTQTQVPISVQTASTPVSVPVQIQIQQSQLSPKAKSAESKPDSTSAEQPEQNNPTQEAAAVVIEESSNPRSEAES from the exons TGGAAGCATCAGTTCATGGCTCTGTACAATGCTCTGACAAAACCATTGAGGCTGCTGAAGCTCTTCTACACATGGACTCTCCCTCCAGCTTGCGAGGGGACCGGAGCCCAG AGGTATTTGTGCCTCCATGTGTCAACACTTCGGAGTTCCTGCATGCTGCCATGCGACCTGATGTGCTGACAGAGACAGTGGTGGAGGTCAGCACAGAGGACTCGGAGCCCATGGAGGTGGTTACGGTTCTTCACGAGCCTGAGATGCTGGAGACGGAACCcaacaaaagaagaaaatgtgAGAACATGAACATTGGCAAAG CTGGGCGAAAACCCAAACCCCATCACATTTCAAACGGATCTCCAGACCTGGGCATCAAAAAGAAGTCTAGAGAAGGGAAAG GAAGTACATACCTGTGGGAGTTCCTGTTGGACCTGCTGCAAGATAAGAACACCTGTCCCAGATACATTAAGTGGACACAGAGGGAGAAGGGCATCTTCAAACTGGTGGACTCCAAAGCGGTGTCAAAGCTCTGGGGCAAACACAAGAACAAACCAGACATGAACTATGAAACCATGGGCAGAGCTCTCAG GTATTACTATCAGAGAGGTATCTTGGCTAAAGTAGAGGGTCAGAGGCTGGTGTACCAGTTTAAGGAAATGCCTAAAGACATTGTCGTGATCGATGACGATAAGTGTGACCCTGGTGATGACGTAATCGGAGTGAAGACCTACGAGCGCGTTCCTCCCTCATCTGACACTTTATTGGCAACTGACCTCTCCAAAACCCCTGCTATCTTGAGAGGGGGCGGTAGGACTGTGGTCCATCCGGGTTCCCCAAAAGCTAAAGCTGCGCTCACTGCAACTCCTCTTCAGCGCATTGTAACAGTCTCTGCGTCAACTGATCCATCACAGCCGTCCCATGCCACCATTATTCCCAATGCCAATGCACCCAG GACTGTGCGGGTTGCTATGCAAGTGCCGGTCGTAATGACAAACTCCTTGGGACAGAAGATCTCCACGGTGGCCGTGCAGTCAGCGAACTCTTCACTCTTCACTACAGCGCCCACCAACACCGGCTCAGCAACCGGTGCAAACGCACCCAAAGTCCTAATCCAGACCATGCCAACGATGGTTCCCGCCACGGCCGAGAACGGTGACAAGATCACGGTCCAGCTCGCCAAGATAATCACCATCCCCGCAAGCCAGCTCACGCAGTGCCAGCTACAGGCCAAACCGGGCACCCCAACGGGCATCAATCTGATGGGCGCCCCCCTCGCTGTCCGAGCCCTTGCGCCCATGTCAATGGCACCGGGGGCGCAGGTGGTCAGATTGGCAGTTCCAGCCCAGCAGAGTCCAGCTCGGGCGAAGACGCAGGTCCCCGTTTCAATCCAGACGCAAACTCAAGTCCCAATCTCCGTTCAGACGGCATCTACTCCGGTGTCAGTTCCAGTTCAGATCCAGATTCAACAGAGCCAGCTTTCTCCAAAAGCAAAAAGCGCAGAATCGAAACCCGACAGCACTTCGGCAGAACAGCCTGAGCAGAACAATCCCACACAGGAAGCAGCAGCAGTTGTGATAGAGGAAAGTTCAAATCCACGGTCTGAAGCAGAGAGCTGA
- the elf2b gene encoding ETS-related transcription factor Elf-2b isoform X4 — protein sequence MATSLHDGPANQLDLLIRAVEASVHGSVQCSDKTIEAAEALLHMDSPSSLRGDRSPEVFVPPCVNTSEFLHAAMRPDVLTETVVEVSTEDSEPMEVVTVLHEPEMLETEPNKRRKSGRKPKPHHISNGSPDLGIKKKSREGKGSTYLWEFLLDLLQDKNTCPRYIKWTQREKGIFKLVDSKAVSKLWGKHKNKPDMNYETMGRALRYYYQRGILAKVEGQRLVYQFKEMPKDIVVIDDDKCDPGDDVIGVKTYERVPPSSDTLLATDLSKTPAILRGGGRTVVHPGSPKAKAALTATPLQRIVTVSASTDPSQPSHATIIPNANAPRTVRVAMQVPVVMTNSLGQKISTVAVQSANSSLFTTAPTNTGSATGANAPKVLIQTMPTMVPATAENGDKITVQLAKIITIPASQLTQCQLQAKPGTPTGINLMGAPLAVRALAPMSMAPGAQVVRLAVPAQQSPARAKTQVPVSIQTQTQVPISVQTASTPVSVPVQIQIQQSQLSPKAKSAESKPDSTSAEQPEQNNPTQEAAAVVIEESSNPRSEAES from the exons TGGAAGCATCAGTTCATGGCTCTGTACAATGCTCTGACAAAACCATTGAGGCTGCTGAAGCTCTTCTACACATGGACTCTCCCTCCAGCTTGCGAGGGGACCGGAGCCCAG AGGTATTTGTGCCTCCATGTGTCAACACTTCGGAGTTCCTGCATGCTGCCATGCGACCTGATGTGCTGACAGAGACAGTGGTGGAGGTCAGCACAGAGGACTCGGAGCCCATGGAGGTGGTTACGGTTCTTCACGAGCCTGAGATGCTGGAGACGGAACCcaacaaaagaagaaaat CTGGGCGAAAACCCAAACCCCATCACATTTCAAACGGATCTCCAGACCTGGGCATCAAAAAGAAGTCTAGAGAAGGGAAAG GAAGTACATACCTGTGGGAGTTCCTGTTGGACCTGCTGCAAGATAAGAACACCTGTCCCAGATACATTAAGTGGACACAGAGGGAGAAGGGCATCTTCAAACTGGTGGACTCCAAAGCGGTGTCAAAGCTCTGGGGCAAACACAAGAACAAACCAGACATGAACTATGAAACCATGGGCAGAGCTCTCAG GTATTACTATCAGAGAGGTATCTTGGCTAAAGTAGAGGGTCAGAGGCTGGTGTACCAGTTTAAGGAAATGCCTAAAGACATTGTCGTGATCGATGACGATAAGTGTGACCCTGGTGATGACGTAATCGGAGTGAAGACCTACGAGCGCGTTCCTCCCTCATCTGACACTTTATTGGCAACTGACCTCTCCAAAACCCCTGCTATCTTGAGAGGGGGCGGTAGGACTGTGGTCCATCCGGGTTCCCCAAAAGCTAAAGCTGCGCTCACTGCAACTCCTCTTCAGCGCATTGTAACAGTCTCTGCGTCAACTGATCCATCACAGCCGTCCCATGCCACCATTATTCCCAATGCCAATGCACCCAG GACTGTGCGGGTTGCTATGCAAGTGCCGGTCGTAATGACAAACTCCTTGGGACAGAAGATCTCCACGGTGGCCGTGCAGTCAGCGAACTCTTCACTCTTCACTACAGCGCCCACCAACACCGGCTCAGCAACCGGTGCAAACGCACCCAAAGTCCTAATCCAGACCATGCCAACGATGGTTCCCGCCACGGCCGAGAACGGTGACAAGATCACGGTCCAGCTCGCCAAGATAATCACCATCCCCGCAAGCCAGCTCACGCAGTGCCAGCTACAGGCCAAACCGGGCACCCCAACGGGCATCAATCTGATGGGCGCCCCCCTCGCTGTCCGAGCCCTTGCGCCCATGTCAATGGCACCGGGGGCGCAGGTGGTCAGATTGGCAGTTCCAGCCCAGCAGAGTCCAGCTCGGGCGAAGACGCAGGTCCCCGTTTCAATCCAGACGCAAACTCAAGTCCCAATCTCCGTTCAGACGGCATCTACTCCGGTGTCAGTTCCAGTTCAGATCCAGATTCAACAGAGCCAGCTTTCTCCAAAAGCAAAAAGCGCAGAATCGAAACCCGACAGCACTTCGGCAGAACAGCCTGAGCAGAACAATCCCACACAGGAAGCAGCAGCAGTTGTGATAGAGGAAAGTTCAAATCCACGGTCTGAAGCAGAGAGCTGA
- the LOC109045774 gene encoding nocturnin-like → MGSRTSGLYSALVKTVSRPALPHPCDSTYNPGNDLDLDQDPADPLKLLQECREVLRNRPAQLQRAFIQTGHGDARQTIRVMQWNVLAQALGEGMDSFVQCPMDALNWAERKYLILQEILTYKPDIICLQEVDHYFDMFQPVLASLGYQSSFCPKPWSPCLDVENNNGPDGCALFFNHKRFQSLNTTHLRLSAMMLKTNQVAIIAALRCRATERAFCVTVTHLKARSGWEVLRSAQGSDLLRNLRNVAQRIETEEKTDTDVPLIVCGDFNAEPSEDVYRNFATSSLGLDSAYKHLSTDGKTEPPYTTWKIRPSGESCHTLDYVWYSHRAFDVNAVLDFPTAEQIGPNRLPSYNYPSDHLSLVCDFSFKDPALVSQ, encoded by the exons ATGGGCAGCAGAACTAGCGGTCTCTACAGTGCCCTGGTTAAGACCGTCAGCAGACCAGCTCTCCCTCACCCGTGTGACTCCACTTACAATCCAGGTAACGATCTGGATCTGGATCAAGACCCAGCGGACCCTTTGAAGCTGTTGCAGGAATGTAGAGAGGTTTTGAGAAACCGGCCAGCACAGCTGCAGAGAGCTTTCATTCAGACCGGGCATGGAGACGCCAGGCAGACCATCAGAGTTATGCAGTGGAATGTACTTGCACAAG CATTAGGTGAAGGCATGGACAGTTTTGTGCAGTGCCCCATGGATGCTCTGAACTGGGCTGAAAGGAAGTATTTGATCCTGCAGGAGATCCTAACCTACAAACCAGACATCATTTGCCTACAGGAAGTTGATCACTACTTTGACATGTTTCAGCCTGTCCTGGCAAGTTTGGGCTACCAGAGCAGTTTCTGCCCCAAACCCTGGTCTCCATGTCTGGATGTGGAGAACAACAATGGCCCAGACGGCTGTGCTCTGTTCTTCAATCACAAACGCTTCCAGTCACTTAACACAACACACCTACGACTGTCCGCCATGATGCTGAAGACCAATCAGGTGGCGATCATCGCCGCTCTACGCTGCCGAGCAACAGAGCGTGCGTTTTGTGTCACGGTGACGCACCTGAAGGCACGGAGTGGTTGGGAGGTCCTACGCAGCGCGCAGGGCTCGGATCTGCTACGGAATCTACGAAACGTTGCACAGAGAATCGAGACCGAAGAAAAAACAGATACCGACGTTCCTCTGATCGTATGTGGCGATTTTAATGCCGAGCCGTCAGAAGACGTCTATAGGAATTTCGCAACATCTAGTCTGGGATTGGACAGTGCGTATAAGCATTTGAGTACAGATGGGAAAACCGAGCCTCCTTACACGACGTGGAAGATCCGGCCCAGCGGCGAGAGCTGCCACACACTGGATTACGTGTGGTATTCACACAGAGCGTTTGATGTTAATGCGGTTCTGGACTTTCCTACAGCCGAACAAATTGGACCCAATAGGCTTCCTTCCTATAACTACCCTTCAGATCACCTCTCCCTCGTCTGTGACTTCAGCTTCAAGGATCCGGCGCTTGTCTCCCAGTAA